In Lewinellaceae bacterium, a single window of DNA contains:
- a CDS encoding PAS domain S-box protein has translation MDTALQKIMEFAEREYRQCAGLPFAVYLASREGVFLKYNKEAQAFFGLPDEPDLQHKVADFYNHPSDREDSLNRLQRLEKGQWLKNTTIDLKVDGKLRYVRDYTKAVWSEDGQEILALLCLMAPINKASRYHRLFNDLPVGIFSFRNDTGLANANPRFVEMYGYDCLEDILFRAPADFVKYPDELEEMERRIWEKGSVFNEYQEHVRRDGSVFTASVSARAVWDGDGNWVGTEGILEDVTMESIYFQLVNDVPIGLYKVRINENGEHILLHCNQHFANNRGAEHPEELIGKDLREWHISPQAFQEFHAALIRQDNEGQSLVDYILPAYNGRGELRRFEVHVKLLKDAKGNIIGRVGAERDVTDYLDTKQQLDELTTDIGKVLHSYSSTLIHVKHTMDAVIRSFVTKDLLRKNNGMLDEDRILELIGRQTGALQNSVNTMLEKNREVRHFEDSTGQQLERLAALLDRFAKEPAGAQKLAVIRDGAIKIREVVNDTVAKGNFPRELIKEARRQLREILRLCSLATLHRGVDTVLEMETVVNNLRSYILTRVKYEENPQRLDLYDIITGVVRKMEEYAANRSVELRTNIKAIRNAYIDGFEDDLVRALLNVLHNAVKYSWTRKGPSKAFVMIEGRMDDDWIYISIENWGVAITAEELDKGLIFKVGYRGVNSSDRRRPGTGLGLYDSLKVAEKHKGTLSIASKPSLGNSREDYSNPFITTVTIQLPRNGQML, from the coding sequence ATGGACACGGCCCTCCAAAAGATCATGGAATTCGCCGAACGGGAATACCGGCAATGTGCCGGATTGCCCTTCGCAGTGTATCTCGCCAGCCGGGAAGGGGTTTTCCTGAAGTACAATAAAGAAGCACAAGCCTTTTTCGGGTTGCCTGACGAGCCTGATCTCCAGCACAAAGTGGCCGATTTTTACAACCACCCCTCCGACCGGGAAGATAGCTTGAACCGGCTGCAAAGGCTGGAGAAAGGGCAGTGGCTCAAAAATACCACCATCGACCTGAAGGTCGACGGCAAGTTGCGTTACGTTCGGGATTACACCAAGGCGGTTTGGAGCGAAGACGGGCAGGAAATCCTGGCTTTGTTGTGCCTGATGGCGCCGATCAACAAGGCGAGCCGTTACCACCGCCTGTTCAATGACCTGCCGGTGGGCATATTCAGCTTTCGCAACGATACCGGCCTGGCCAACGCCAACCCCCGTTTTGTGGAAATGTACGGTTATGACTGCCTGGAGGACATCTTGTTCAGGGCTCCGGCGGATTTCGTAAAATATCCGGACGAACTGGAAGAGATGGAACGGCGGATTTGGGAAAAGGGCAGTGTTTTTAACGAATATCAGGAACACGTGCGCCGGGATGGCTCCGTATTTACCGCCTCGGTCAGCGCCCGCGCCGTCTGGGATGGCGACGGCAATTGGGTGGGCACGGAAGGCATTCTGGAAGATGTGACCATGGAGTCCATCTACTTCCAGTTGGTCAACGATGTGCCCATCGGCCTGTACAAAGTCCGGATCAACGAAAATGGAGAGCACATCCTGCTGCACTGCAACCAGCATTTTGCCAACAACCGGGGGGCTGAACATCCGGAGGAACTCATCGGCAAAGACCTGCGCGAGTGGCACATTTCCCCCCAGGCCTTTCAGGAATTTCACGCCGCGCTCATCCGCCAGGACAACGAGGGGCAGAGCCTGGTGGATTACATCCTGCCGGCCTACAACGGCAGAGGCGAACTGCGCCGCTTCGAGGTGCACGTCAAATTGCTGAAAGACGCCAAAGGCAACATCATCGGCAGAGTGGGGGCGGAGCGCGACGTGACCGACTACCTGGATACGAAACAACAACTGGACGAGCTGACCACCGATATCGGCAAGGTGCTGCACTCCTATTCTTCCACGCTGATCCACGTCAAACACACCATGGACGCCGTCATTCGGTCCTTCGTCACCAAAGACTTGCTGCGGAAAAACAACGGCATGCTGGACGAAGACAGGATACTGGAGCTGATCGGCCGGCAAACCGGCGCGTTGCAAAACTCCGTTAACACCATGCTGGAGAAAAACCGGGAGGTCAGGCATTTCGAAGACAGCACCGGGCAACAGTTGGAGCGGCTCGCTGCCCTGCTGGACCGTTTTGCCAAAGAGCCTGCCGGCGCCCAGAAACTGGCCGTTATCCGGGACGGCGCCATCAAAATCCGGGAGGTTGTCAACGATACCGTCGCCAAAGGCAATTTCCCCCGGGAGCTCATCAAAGAGGCCCGGCGGCAGTTGCGGGAGATCCTGCGGCTGTGCAGCCTGGCCACCCTGCACCGGGGCGTGGATACCGTCCTGGAGATGGAAACGGTGGTCAACAACCTGCGGAGTTACATCCTCACCCGCGTGAAATATGAAGAAAATCCACAACGGCTCGACCTGTACGATATCATCACCGGGGTAGTCCGCAAAATGGAGGAATACGCCGCCAACCGGAGCGTAGAGCTGCGTACGAATATCAAGGCCATCCGCAATGCTTATATCGACGGTTTTGAGGATGACCTGGTGCGGGCCCTGCTGAACGTCCTGCACAACGCCGTCAAGTACAGCTGGACCCGAAAAGGCCCCAGTAAGGCTTTCGTGATGATCGAGGGCAGAATGGATGACGACTGGATTTACATCAGCATCGAGAACTGGGGCGTGGCCATTACCGCCGAAGAACTGGACAAGGGCCTGATCTTCAAAGTAGGCTACCGCGGCGTCAATTCGAGCGACCGCCGCCGCCCCGGCACCGGCCTGGGCCTGTACGATTCCCTGAAAGTGGCCGAAAAACACAAAGGCACCCTGAGCATTGCCAGCAAACCTTCCCTGGGCAACTCCCGGGAAGATTATTCAAACCCTTTTATTACAACCGTAACCATTCAACTACCCCGAAACGGACAAATGTTATGA
- a CDS encoding DUF2279 domain-containing protein: protein MKKIIPILFLFTTLSGSLSGQAPPARPFLEPADTLNQPRFRTCVVFGTAVYAGASFGLYQLWYKNYGLTGFHTFNDLGEWNDMDKLGHTVTAYNESLLSYYGARWTGLSRNKSTALAAGVGMLLQGTVEIMDGFSEKWGFSWADVGFNTLGVGLFVGQELAWREQRIVLKLSNTRPEYPDFMVPADDGSPPVSLQKRAKELYGSSYAEAFLKDYNGQALWASFNLASFSGQHKPDWLPGWLNLAIGYGSENMFGGFSNSWQDENGATYTLDDKAFPRYRQFYLSLDVDLRRIPTRKRGLRFLLGALNWVKIPAPALEINTAGGVKFRPLFW, encoded by the coding sequence ATGAAAAAAATAATCCCAATACTATTCTTATTCACCACCCTGTCTGGCAGCCTGTCGGGGCAGGCGCCGCCGGCGCGCCCTTTCCTGGAGCCTGCCGACACGCTCAACCAACCCCGGTTCCGCACCTGCGTAGTTTTTGGAACTGCCGTTTATGCCGGCGCCTCCTTCGGCCTGTATCAGCTTTGGTATAAAAACTACGGCCTCACCGGCTTTCACACTTTCAACGACCTGGGCGAATGGAACGACATGGACAAGCTGGGCCACACCGTGACGGCCTACAACGAGAGCCTGCTCTCCTACTATGGCGCCCGCTGGACGGGGCTGAGCCGCAACAAGTCTACTGCACTGGCCGCCGGAGTCGGCATGCTGTTGCAGGGAACCGTAGAGATAATGGACGGTTTCTCCGAAAAGTGGGGATTCTCCTGGGCAGACGTAGGCTTCAACACGTTGGGAGTAGGGCTTTTCGTGGGGCAGGAGCTGGCCTGGCGCGAGCAGCGCATTGTCCTGAAGTTGTCCAACACCCGCCCTGAATACCCGGATTTCATGGTGCCCGCCGATGACGGCAGCCCTCCCGTCAGCTTGCAAAAACGCGCCAAAGAACTCTACGGCAGTTCTTATGCCGAAGCCTTCCTCAAGGATTACAACGGGCAGGCCCTTTGGGCTTCTTTCAACCTGGCATCATTTTCCGGCCAGCACAAACCGGATTGGCTGCCCGGGTGGCTCAACCTCGCGATAGGCTACGGCTCAGAAAACATGTTCGGCGGCTTCAGCAACAGCTGGCAGGATGAAAATGGCGCCACCTATACCCTGGATGATAAAGCTTTCCCCCGCTACCGGCAGTTCTATCTGTCTCTCGATGTTGACCTGCGGCGCATTCCCACCCGCAAGCGCGGCCTCCGCTTCCTGCTCGGCGCCCTGAACTGGGTCAAGATACCGGCGCCTGCGTTGGAAATCAATACGGCCGGGGGCGTGAAATTTCGTCCTCTGTTCTGGTGA
- a CDS encoding PaaI family thioesterase, whose translation MPKKAIQDFYAEDVSHCYGCGRLNEHGHQLKSFRDGEETVAHFTPKPYHTAIPGYVYGGLIASLIDCHGTGTASAAATLARGKQIEDTPLRFVTASLKVDYLRPTPLGPELELRGKVAELKERKVVVHIVLYAEGQACAKGEVVAVLMPEGMVG comes from the coding sequence ATGCCAAAGAAAGCCATTCAGGATTTTTACGCCGAAGACGTCAGCCACTGCTACGGCTGCGGCCGCCTCAATGAACACGGCCACCAGCTGAAGAGCTTCCGGGACGGGGAAGAGACGGTTGCCCATTTCACTCCAAAACCCTATCACACCGCCATCCCCGGCTACGTCTACGGCGGTTTGATCGCCTCCCTGATCGATTGCCATGGCACCGGTACGGCCTCGGCGGCAGCAACACTCGCCCGGGGAAAGCAAATAGAGGATACCCCCCTGCGTTTCGTCACCGCCTCCCTAAAAGTCGACTACCTTCGCCCGACTCCCCTGGGGCCGGAACTGGAGCTGCGGGGAAAAGTGGCCGAACTAAAAGAACGGAAGGTGGTTGTACACATTGTGCTCTACGCGGAAGGGCAGGCTTGCGCCAAAGGAGAAGTGGTGGCGGTGCTGATGCCGGAGGGAATGGTTGGTTGA